Part of the Ursus arctos isolate Adak ecotype North America unplaced genomic scaffold, UrsArc2.0 scaffold_4, whole genome shotgun sequence genome, ACTGTGTTGAAGTCGCACAAGTTTGGCCGTATTACTCTTAGAACACCTCCGGCAAGCCAAGAGACAAGGCTCGGTTGAATTCCTTAAGCTTCTCTTCGTCTGCGGGTGAGAAGGGCAGAGCAGCCTTGGGGGGACTGAGGCGCGGACTTGCACCCCTCGCTTGCCCCTCATGCCCTGGGCTGGAGTCCTTGGGCACAGACACCTCCATGGGAAAATCCAGGCATTGCTGGAGCCGGGTACAGAGGACGGTCTCGGGGGCGGGGTGGACTCCCTGCCCTGGCGGATGGCCGAGGGCCAGGACCAAGCAGAGCCGTTGTGGAGGCAGGGACTACAGGCTGCCTGGCGGACCCTTCCTGGGTCCAACCTGGGATCCAGTGTCTGCCTGATGCCTCCTGGCTCCACACAGGGGAGGACCCCGCAAATCAAGACATGGCCCAGAGGCTGAGCTCACAATAAAGTCGAAGTGGGCCAAGGAAGGCCTTGAGGTTTGAAGTTCAGCCGGCATACCCTGTGCGGCCTTCACCCCTCAAGGCCCGGGCCTGTGGGACTGCTGAGAGCCAGTGGAGGGGTGGAAAGCCCTGTTGGGCCGAGCCCTGAGCAGCCTTCCTCCTTTGGCCACGACCAGAACAAACTAAGGAGTTTCCTACCCTGTCTGCTCGTGTTTGCTCCTGCAGGAGATCAGGTAGCACTCAGAGGCATGGGCTCTGGATGTGTCTGCCTGGGGCCACCTCCAGATCCCACCGATCTGGCTGGGGACCCTGAGGCAGTCGCCCTGAGCCTCCAGACCCTGGCGGGGGAGTGGCGGCACCCATCTCGTGGGGCTGTGTTCACGATTAAAGGGGACAATACGTGTATACTGCTTGGTACCTGGGCGGGCACTTCTCCATGCAAACTGATTTGTTATTACCATCATCGTTGTCACGGTTATCTTTACTACCGCGCTAGTTACTGCGGGCTATTGTCAGAAGAGCCTGTAGGAGCCTCGGGGAGTACCTGGCTGCACCCGTCCCTTGCCGACAGGAGTGGAAAAGGGCAGACAGGAGCTGTGCCTCAGGGAGCAACGTCCTTGGCTGGGCTTGGCCTCCGGCCCCCCTCAGCTTTCTCCATTGTTAGGCTGGAGCTCAGACTGactgggctggaggcctcagTGGAGGCCCCAGAATAGGGCCCCAAAGCCCTGGGAATCAGAGGCTGCCCTCTCCGAGAGGCCCAGAACAGGCGCGGGGCCTAGAGGACGGGGCTGCTGGAGCGACCCCCTCACACCCTCCCTGCTTGCTGCTCACCGGTAGGCAGGCTGGGGCCGATTGCACTCAATGTAGGCCTTCAAGGCGATGGCGAACCTCTCCTGCAGCTGGTCCACCACGCTGCACTGCACTACCCCTGGGCGgtctggaggggagggaagacggcATGGTGCCAGCAAGGCCACGGGGCAAAGACAAGATCAGCCCGGCCCAGAGAGGGCCAATTGCCAGCCAACCACCTTCCGGAGCCAGAGGCGCCCAGGCAGGGAACGGAGGGTAGCCCTCCGAGGGTGCGTCAGCCCACCAAGCCAAGGAGAAGCCAGCCGGAGGGCCCCCTCCTGGCCATGCAATGAATGGGGGCAAGGCCACCGACTGGGCCCttccctggggagggcaggggtgggcctGCCGCCTCCTCCAGCTACAGCTGAGGGGGTGCAAGCaagccgggggcgggggccgggggggaGGGAGTGGCCAGGCAGGACAGGTGGGGTTCTCacctggggagaaaagggagatgGCCTGCATCAGCACGTACTCCTCCTGATGCAGCTGCAGCTTCTTCAGCCTGTAGTGGAACTTCAGCATGGGCTCCAGGAGAAGCTGCTGGAAGCCACCTGTAGGTGGGTGTAGGATGGAGGGGCCAACTTCTCAGCCTTCCCTCAAGGGGGTCTTTTTTCCCATTGCCCAGTCTCTGCCCTGCAACCTCAGGACCCGCAGATCCTGGTgtggctcctctcctccctccacgcGTGTGTTTCCTTCCCTCCACCGGGGCCGGCAGGCCTCTCGCAGGCACCTGCGGGGTCTTCCAGGCAGTAGGACAGCCGGCCGCACTCCCAGGTTCCCGTCTCTGCATTGAACACCGTGTTGAATCTCAGCTGGCACAGCTCAAAGGTGGCCCCCTTCAGCAGGGAGATCTGGTCCTCGATGGGCAAGTCCCTGGCGGcaaggacggggggggggggtgccagctTCCACGCGGGGTGCTACAGGCCAGCCCCCTCCCATATCCAGAAatggggccggggcggggggcgggagcGGGCTGCAGTGGCTTTCAGATCGCCTCCGATGCCTCCCCTCACAGCAGCCAGGCAGgctgctcctccccgccccctccctctaGGCGCCTGTTGCCGCGGGGGTCCGCACTGCCAGTGCAGCATGGCACCCCGTCTCCTCCAACTCCCCACACAGCCTCTGGCCCACGGTGCATGCCTCGGCTCCTCGTCCCCAGCCTCCTACTTTCTGCCTCAATGTCCCCACTTGGGATGACTGCCCCTTTAGCTACCCGTAAGTAAATCCTGCTGGTCCTTCAAGCCACACTGTCTTTGCACCTCCCAGAAGTCCTTCCTCAGGTGCCACTCCCTTGGCAGGAGGTCCACACTGAAGGCATAGCTGCTTCCTGCCGTCCGTTTTGGATTTAATATTTCTACTGCTTCTCTCCAGGCAGCCCAGATGCCGTGAACCCCCTCTCCAGGCACTGAGGACAGGCCTAGCCACAGTGGCTACCTCTGACATTCGTGGTTAGGCTGAGCCCCCTCCCAATCTGAGAGgcctgactccccactgaggggcATTCCCAGTAGGAGCCCAGAAGGAGGACATTGAGGCTGGCTCTTGAGGGGCCCTCTGCCTGGCTTTGGTCTCCTTGGAAATTCGGTCCCTTGTTTTCTGCACCACCCCCTCTCCATTCAGATCCATAATCGCAGGAAGTTGATCTTATTCTCTCAGGTTTCCCAGCGCCTGGCTCAGGACCTGGCGGGTAGCTGGCTTTGAACTCTGTGCTCCCTGCTTCCAAATCCGGCCCCTCTGATGAACTGCGACCCTGTGCAAGTTCCTTGACCTCGGTGAACCTGTTTTCTACTTGTAGAATGAAGGCGGTGGTAATGCATACCTCCGGAGGCATTGTGCTCACAACTGCGCTCCCAAGAAATGCAAGTAACCTCACACCTTGATGTTACACTCTGGGTCATCGGATGTCAGGGGGAGTCTGCCAAGATCCACACACGTAAGCAGGCCTTCTCTTACTGCCTTGACCTAATTCGCTACCATCTGACCCGTGGCCACCCTCACCCCATTAAATAAGGCCTGCGTGTCACAGGGCAACTGTGGGCTCCTGGACTATAACCTGCCCTCTGTCTACTGATGGAATCAGGGGTTCCTTGTGTGTGTGATTCAGCTGTACCTGTCCAGGCCTGGAAAGGCCAGTGGCCAGACCCAGGAAAAATATACCATGGCCATGTCCATACCAGGCAGACTACGTATCATGGGGCTATGGCTGCCACCACGCCACAGGTCCCGGGGTTCCTGCCAACTCCAGCCGCCCATCGTGGCCCCCACACCCAGGTCTCAGGAGCCCAACCTTTGGTTCTCAGGACCCTTCACAACCTTCTCTTTGAGTCTATTCctgtctctccccttctccctctggacTTCTTCCCTGTCCTTCCTACTCCTTCTTTGCTCTGGAACTGTCAACTTGTGATTCCTGCCCTTCCGCGGGAAAACAGGAAAGAGGTTCACTATCTGAATGTCCACCGTGTATGTGCCGGACGTTCCCAAGACGTTTTCTCATCTCATACAACAGCCTTGCAGCTGGGCATCATGGCAGACGCGGAGGCCGGGCACAGATGGCTTCCGTGGCAGGCCCAAGCTAATGAGCCTACAGCCAGGGCTCCACTCCCCAGCAGCACCAGCTGCCCTGACGCGGCAGGGTAGGTAGAGATAGAGGAACGTCTTTTGGCACCAATATCCCCCAGATTTAGGGGAATGCACCCTAGACCCTTTGCACCTGCTGGCCACTGCCCGCTCCTCTCCACACGCATCCAGCCAGCCACTGTGTCCTACCTGAAGTGGGAGATGACTTTGGCAAAGTTGATGATGCCTTTGAACATGTAGGTTGACATGTCGGCCATGTGGGGCAGCAGGGAGAAGATCTCTCTCCCGCAGCTGTCAGCCTGGGGTTTGTAGTTCCAGATGCTGCCGTCTTCTGCCCGCAGCCGCAGAGAGACCTTCAGTGAGCACAGGTCTTCCCTGATCTGGCTCCACTTGGCAGCTTCTTCCCCCACCGGAGTCTGCAGAGATTCCGGAACCTCGCCACCACTGCTGAGCGCTTCTGGAAGCTGAGACAGGAGCCGGGAGGTGGAGAGGGGACAGGAGAGACGGCATGTATTCTCCCAAACAGGTTCCTACACAGGCCACTGCTGCAGCCCGAGCAGATGCACACTAGTGCAGGCATACACACGagcgcacgcacacgcatgcacactcagacacacacgcatgcgcgtgtgcatgcacacacacgtcaGGTGGTGCACTGTCTGGATCTGTGCGTCAACATTCCCTCGCATCTCTGCCTGGTCAGAAATGGGTTTGCTCTCTGCCCAGGGGAACGTAAGGGGTCTCCACCTATGGGTGTGTCCCAAGCATCCCTGACTTAAAAAGGAGGTTGTGGGAGCCACGGATGGAAAGAACAGACTTCCGGGGTCACTGGCTGACAGCTCTCTGAGCGGAACTGGTCACCTGCATGCCTGTGAGCAGAAAGCAGGAAGAGAGCACCGGCGTCAGACGCGGCTATTGTTGCTGAGATGACAAATGTGTCTCTGTTCACAAATGCCAGACCCCCAACAGGTCCTGACCCTGTCCTCACAAAGCCCTGAAGGCCGACCACCCTGGAGTAACTCAGCTTCCAAAACTCTGTTTCTGGCTCAGCTCCACTTGCTACCTGCcatggagggagagagcagagattCTCAAACCTGAGCATGTGTCAGAATCACCCAGGGGTTCTTGTCGAAACACCAACCGCTGGGCCCCACGGTCAGTGTTTCTGATTCGGCAGGTCTAGAGTGATCCGAGAACTGGCATTTCTAATGATTTCCCAGGGCCCCTGCTGCTGTGAGGACTGGGGCCACTCTTTGAGAACCCCTGGGAATGAGACTAGGGTTTTGAGGAGCTAGCATAATGGCTGAGCCAACTCGGGAAATCCTCATACCCGGAAATTCTTGAAATTGGAGAAGGTGGTGTCGAAGGTTCTCGTCTGAGCATCCATCAGCTCTCTGATCATTGTCTGCTGCTCCTCAGTCAGACCCTTGGCTCCCACCAGCTGGGTGCCCATCcgttctctctttttcctcctgatCAGAGCCCGCCTCTGCTCCACAGCCGCATCGGACATGATCACTGCAGCGACAGCCGGGAACAGGCTCAAGCACCTGCAGGAGCTTGGCTGCACATGGTGACCCTCCCCAGGCAGCAGGAGGGGACGTGCTGGtgacaaaaaaacccaccctGTCCTAGACTGTGGGCTCCCCTGGAGAAACCCTGGGTTAAGGACAGAGAACGAGGTGCAGCTGGCATGCACCCTGTCCTAGACCATGGGCTCCCCTGGGGAAACCCTGGGTTAAGGACAGAACGAGGTGCAGCTGGTGTGCACCCTGTCCTAGACCATGGGCTCCCCTGGAGAAACCCTGGGTTAAGGACAGAGAACGAGGTGCAGCTGGTATGCACCCTGTCCTAGACCATGGGCTCCCCTGGAGAAACCCTGGGTTAAGGACAGAGAACGAGGTGCAGCTGGTATGCACCCTGTCCTAGACCATGGGCTCCCCTGGAGAAACCCTGGGTTAAGGACAGAGAACGAGGTGCAGCTGGTATGCACCCTGTCCTAGACCATGGGCTCCCCTGGGGAAACCCTGGGTTAAGGACAGAACGAGGTGCAGCTGGTGTGCACCCTGTCCTAGACCATGGGCTCCCCTGGAGAAACCCTGGGTTAAGGACAGAGAACGAGGTGCAGCTGGTGTGCTGCCCGAGGCAGTAGTTTTGTGACAACTTTGTGGCACGGTGGGAAGAGTCAGGCTGCAGAATCAAAAGGTGCTGGTTTTGAGTGACAGCTTTGCCACTCTCTAgcagtgaccttgagcaagctcCTTAACCTCTCCAGTTTCCTTAACctctttcagtttccttcttcatAATCTGGAGCGACAGTGCTCCCCTCGCGCTGCTGCCACAATGAGGCATGGTGTGCCTAGCTGGGCTCCAGGCACATGGTAAGTGGTCAGTCAGCAGCACCTGACAGTGACCTTCTTTGGTGGATTAGATACCAGCCAGACTCCTCAGAGCCCACCCCCGCCAAGGCATCTGGGACCCTAGAGAGCCGGGGCTACTGCTTAGCAAGAAATATCTACTCCAGCCACTTTCTATGTAGCCTGGAGCCTTAGGGTCTTCCTTGGATTTCTGGAACCTGCTTACATGTGCTGAGCAAAGAGGTGGGGGTTGGTACGAGGAACAGCAGGGACAGCCAGGTGAGGGCCTGACTCTGAGCTGGCCTGCAGGAAAGGCCCTCTGTCCACGCGCCCAGGGAACTTGTCCCCTGAAAGAGGCTGCCCACTCTGTGAACCATGGAGACAAATATGCACTGGAAGCTTCCAGCATTTTCCCCATCAGCTTTAATCTCAGAGTGACCTGGGAGCATAAGCGTACACCAGAGATCGACAGGTAGAATGAGAGCATCCTATGTCACCTGTCGCCTGTCTGCAAATGGTTCCTCTGTAGGACACCAGGTTTGGGAGGCTGATGGGCACTAGCTGCTGGAAGGTTGGGGGTCATATCACACCACGTGTCTCTGGCTTCCTTCTCCCCAGTTCACCTCATTCAATTTGGCTAAACCACCTTTAGGACAATTATGACGGCGACATAAAGAATCACGCAGGGACATCTGCGGAGGAAAAGGAGACTGAGATGCCAACCACACCTCCCGGAGCAGAGAATAAAGATGCACCGGCATCTGTCAAGTCCCTCCGGGATGGGCCCGTGGTTGTGGGGCGGGCAGCTTGCGCGTGTGGCCCACAAGCTCTCCTCCCTGAGTCAGCCTGTTGCACACAGGCCACACGCTGACAGAGGCCCCTGTGCGTGTCTGCACACGTGCGCATACACGTCCCCACGCTTCCTTCCTACTTGAGCCCCGGTACACCTGTCCCAGGCTCACGGTGCGCCTGCGCCCCAGGCCGCGCCCCTGCCCGCCCAGGGCACTTCCCGCTGCTCACTCTCCTTCTTCATGCCGCTCTCCAGGCACTTGCGGAGGCGGCAGGCCTGGCATTGGCGCCGGGTCTTCCGTGTGATTTCGCAGGTGCCCTTCCGGAAGGGACACCTCAGCCGGGTGTTGCGTTTCATGGCTCTCCTGCGAGAAAACAAAGAGCGAAAGTAAGGTTCGGGGAACACCCAGGCTTCCtaggccgggggtggggtgggggctccaaGCTACACTTGTCCCTGGACCCTGTTGTACTCCACACGACACAGATGTTCATCTCTTGCTGGAACGTGGCCGCCGACGTGGTTGCTTTTGGACCTGCACTAGTCCCACCGAACCCCGTGGGACCGGAGAGACCCTGAGGCTTCGCCACATCAGCCCCAAAGCGGGGCTTCTTCACTTAGGAGACGCCGAGCTGCCGCAGTGCCTCCCTGGAGGTCCTCCTGTGGGTTTGGCCCCCCAGCTGCTGACTGGCAGCCCAACTTACGGATTGTAGGGTGGGTCCTGGCTCTAGGGTCCATTTCCAGTCACATGTCCAGGCACCAAGAACTCTGCAGAGGGCCAAGTCATGCTGGCTGCCCCGGGACCTCCTGAGGGTCTCAAGTGGGCCCCTAGGTGGGAGCTGCTCTCCGCATACCCGGCCCTCCCTGAGGGCAGACGCCAGCTCCTCacacattctttctctgcttccctccttttctggcctgcttcttttcctcttgatctgagc contains:
- the NR1I2 gene encoding nuclear receptor subfamily 1 group I member 2 isoform X4, producing the protein MFLFTCVPARPYYYTHSQCDISPDNESNPTPSSPMVQRTECERLTGRSVSAHPCPAPSFPVVFFTSRPRGLEANLEVRPGESWKHADPVSYKEADSAPGKPAISADEGDGGPQICRVCGDKATGYHFNVMTCEGCKGFFRRAMKRNTRLRCPFRKGTCEITRKTRRQCQACRLRKCLESGMKKEMIMSDAAVEQRRALIRRKKRERMGTQLVGAKGLTEEQQTMIRELMDAQTRTFDTTFSNFKNFRLPEALSSGGEVPESLQTPVGEEAAKWSQIREDLCSLKVSLRLRAEDGSIWNYKPQADSCGREIFSLLPHMADMSTYMFKGIINFAKVISHFRDLPIEDQISLLKGATFELCQLRFNTVFNAETGTWECGRLSYCLEDPAGGFQQLLLEPMLKFHYRLKKLQLHQEEYVLMQAISLFSPDRPGVVQCSVVDQLQERFAIALKAYIECNRPQPAYRRREA
- the NR1I2 gene encoding nuclear receptor subfamily 1 group I member 2 isoform X8 gives rise to the protein MYQSDTVPRGLEANLEVRPGESWKHADPVSYKEADSAPGKPAISADEGDGGPQICRVCGDKATGYHFNVMTCEGCKGFFRRAMKRNTRLRCPFRKGTCEITRKTRRQCQACRLRKCLESGMKKEMIMSDAAVEQRRALIRRKKRERMGTQLVGAKGLTEEQQTMIRELMDAQTRTFDTTFSNFKNFRLPEALSSGGEVPESLQTPVGEEAAKWSQIREDLCSLKVSLRLRAEDGSIWNYKPQADSCGREIFSLLPHMADMSTYMFKGIINFAKVISHFRDLPIEDQISLLKGATFELCQLRFNTVFNAETGTWECGRLSYCLEDPAGGFQQLLLEPMLKFHYRLKKLQLHQEEYVLMQAISLFSPDRPGVVQCSVVDQLQERFAIALKAYIECNRPQPAYRRREA
- the NR1I2 gene encoding nuclear receptor subfamily 1 group I member 2 isoform X5 gives rise to the protein MYQSDTVPRGLEANLEVRPGESWKHADPVSYKEADSAPGKPAISADEGDGGPQICRVCGDKATGYHFNVMTCEGCKGFFRRAMKRNTRLRCPFRKGTCEITRKTRRQCQACRLRKCLESGMKKEMIMSDAAVEQRRALIRRKKRERMGTQLVGAKGLTEEQQTMIRELMDAQTRTFDTTFSNFKNFRLPEALSSGGEVPESLQTPVGEEAAKWSQIREDLCSLKVSLRLRAEDGSIWNYKPQADSCGREIFSLLPHMADMSTYMFKGIINFAKVISHFRDLPIEDQISLLKGATFELCQLRFNTVFNAETGTWECGRLSYCLEDPAGGFQQLLLEPMLKFHYRLKKLQLHQEEYVLMQAISLFSPDRPGVVQCSVVDQLQERFAIALKAYIECNRPQPAYRFLFLKIMAVLTELRSINAQHTQRLLRIQDIHPFASPLMRELFNITDG
- the NR1I2 gene encoding nuclear receptor subfamily 1 group I member 2 isoform X3, giving the protein MFLFTCVPARPYYYTHSQCDISPDNESNPTPSSPMVQRTECERLTGRSVSAHPCPAPSFPVVFFTSRPRGLEANLEVRPGESWKHADPVSYKEADSAPGKPAISADEGDGGPQICRVCGDKATGYHFNVMTCEGCKGFFRRAMKRNTRLRCPFRKGTCEITRKTRRQCQACRLRKCLESGMKKEMIMSDAAVEQRRALIRRKKRERMGTQLVGAKGLTEEQQTMIRELMDAQTRTFDTTFSNFKNFRLPEALSSGGEVPESLQTPVGEEAAKWSQIREDLCSLKVSLRLRAEDGSIWNYKPQADSCGREIFSLLPHMADMSTYMFKGIINFAKVISHFRDLPIEDQISLLKGATFELCQLRFNTVFNAETGTWECGRLSYCLEDPAGGFQQLLLEPMLKFHYRLKKLQLHQEEYVLMQAISLFSPDRPGVVQCSVVDQLQERFAIALKAYIECNRPQPAYRFLFLKIMAVLTELRSINAQHTQRLLRIQDIHPFASPLMRELFNITDG
- the NR1I2 gene encoding nuclear receptor subfamily 1 group I member 2 isoform X7 yields the protein MFLFTCVPARPYYYTHSQCDISPDNESNPTPSSPMVQRTECERLTGRSVSAHPCPAPSFPVVFFTSRPRGLEANLEVRPGESWKHADPVSYKEADSAPGKPAISADEGDGGPQICRVCGDKATGYHFNVMTCEGCKGFFRRAMKRNTRLRCPFRKGTCEITRKTRRQCQACRLRKCLESGMKKEMIMSDAAVEQRRALIRRKKRERMGTQLVGAKGLTEEQQTMIRELMDAQTRTFDTTFSNFKNFRLPEALSSGGEVPESLQTPVGEEAAKWSQIREDLCSLKVSLRLRAEDGSIWNYKPQADSCGREIFSLLPHMADMSTYMFKGIINFAKVISHFRDGNLGVRPAVLLPGRPRRWLPAASPGAHAEVPLQAEEAAAASGGVRADAGHLPFLPRPPRGSAVQRGGPAAGEVRHRLEGLH
- the NR1I2 gene encoding nuclear receptor subfamily 1 group I member 2 isoform X2 encodes the protein MYQSDTVPRGLEANLEVRPGESWKHADPVSYKEADSAPGKPAISADEGDGGPQICRVCGDKATGYHFNVMTCEGCKGFFRRAMKRNTRLRCPFRKGTCEITRKTRRQCQACRLRKCLESGMKKEMIMSDAAVEQRRALIRRKKRERMGTQLVGAKGLTEEQQTMIRELMDAQTRTFDTTFSNFKNFRLPEALSSGGEVPESLQTPVGEEAAKWSQIREDLCSLKVSLRLRAEDGSIWNYKPQADSCGREIFSLLPHMADMSTYMFKGIINFAKVISHFRDLPIEDQISLLKGATFELCQLRFNTVFNAETGTWECGRLSYCLEDPAGGFQQLLLEPMLKFHYRLKKLQLHQEEYVLMQAISLFSPGENPTCPAWPLPPPRPPPPACLHPLSCSWRRRQAHPCPPQGRAQSVALPPFIAWPGGGPPAGFSLAWWADAPSEGYPPFPAWAPLAPEGGWLAIGPLWAGLILSLPRGLAGTMPSSLPSRPPRGSAVQRGGPAAGEVRHRLEGLH
- the NR1I2 gene encoding nuclear receptor subfamily 1 group I member 2 isoform X6, with protein sequence MTCEGCKGFFRRAMKRNTRLRCPFRKGTCEITRKTRRQCQACRLRKCLESGMKKEMIMSDAAVEQRRALIRRKKRERMGTQLVGAKGLTEEQQTMIRELMDAQTRTFDTTFSNFKNFRLPEALSSGGEVPESLQTPVGEEAAKWSQIREDLCSLKVSLRLRAEDGSIWNYKPQADSCGREIFSLLPHMADMSTYMFKGIINFAKVISHFRDLPIEDQISLLKGATFELCQLRFNTVFNAETGTWECGRLSYCLEDPAGGFQQLLLEPMLKFHYRLKKLQLHQEEYVLMQAISLFSPGENPTCPAWPLPPPRPPPPACLHPLSCSWRRRQAHPCPPQGRAQSVALPPFIAWPGGGPPAGFSLAWWADAPSEGYPPFPAWAPLAPEGGWLAIGPLWAGLILSLPRGLAGTMPSSLPSRPPRGSAVQRGGPAAGEVRHRLEGLH
- the NR1I2 gene encoding nuclear receptor subfamily 1 group I member 2 isoform X1 — translated: MFLFTCVPARPYYYTHSQCDISPDNESNPTPSSPMVQRTECERLTGRSVSAHPCPAPSFPVVFFTSRPRGLEANLEVRPGESWKHADPVSYKEADSAPGKPAISADEGDGGPQICRVCGDKATGYHFNVMTCEGCKGFFRRAMKRNTRLRCPFRKGTCEITRKTRRQCQACRLRKCLESGMKKEMIMSDAAVEQRRALIRRKKRERMGTQLVGAKGLTEEQQTMIRELMDAQTRTFDTTFSNFKNFRLPEALSSGGEVPESLQTPVGEEAAKWSQIREDLCSLKVSLRLRAEDGSIWNYKPQADSCGREIFSLLPHMADMSTYMFKGIINFAKVISHFRDLPIEDQISLLKGATFELCQLRFNTVFNAETGTWECGRLSYCLEDPAGGFQQLLLEPMLKFHYRLKKLQLHQEEYVLMQAISLFSPGENPTCPAWPLPPPRPPPPACLHPLSCSWRRRQAHPCPPQGRAQSVALPPFIAWPGGGPPAGFSLAWWADAPSEGYPPFPAWAPLAPEGGWLAIGPLWAGLILSLPRGLAGTMPSSLPSRPPRGSAVQRGGPAAGEVRHRLEGLH